CAGAAGTCTATCTACAGGCGATCGCACCTGTCCTGGCAGCGGGTAAATCTGCCTTGGTTTTAGTCCCCGAAATTGGATTAACACCGCAACTAACCGATCGCTTTGTGGCCCGTTTTGGCGATCGAGTCTATGTTTATCATAGCGCCCTCTCGGAAGGAGAAAGATACGATACCTGGCGACAGATGTTGACAGGAACCCCGCAAGTTATTATCGGGACGAGATCGGCGATTTTTGCCCCTTTACCCCATCTAGGCATGATTATCCTCGATGAAGAACACGATAGCAGCTTTAAACAAAGTCAGTTACTCCCCACCTATCACGCGCGTACCGTGGCTAAATGGCGCGCTCAATTAAACCATTGTCCCGTAATTTTAGGCTCGGCCACGCCATCCCTAGAAACATGGCTAGAATCCCAAGTTAATCCCCGTCTTTACCTATCTTTGCCCGATCGCATCCAAAATCGCCCCTTACCCCGGGTAGAAATCGTCGATATGCGACGGGAATTGCAACGAGGCAATCGTTCCCTGTTTAGTCAATCCCTGCGTTCAGCACTGGAAACCCTGCGCGACAAGGGAGAACAGGCAATTTTATTTGTCAGTCGTCGGGGACATAGTACTTTTGTATCTTGCCGAAGTTGCGGTTATGTGCTGGAGTGTCCCCACTGTGATGTCTCTCTCTCCTACCACCACACCGAACTGGGAGCGCAAGAATTACTCCGCTGTCACTACTGCAACTATGGTCGCATTCATCCGAAACAATGTCCTGAATGTGGTTCTCCCTATCTAAAATTTTTCGGTACTGGCACTCAGCGAGTCACCCAAGAATTAAGCAAAGAATTTCCTGATTTGCGCTGCTTGCGTTTTGATAGTGATACCACCCGCAACAAAAATGCTCCCCGGGAACTATTAAAACTATTTACTGATGGTGAATTCGATGTCTTAGTGGGAACCCAAATGCTCACCAAAGGATTAGATATTGATCGAGTTACTTTAGTAGGAGTAATGGCAGCCGATGGTTTACTTTATCACTCCGATTATCGCGCCTCCGAACGCGCTTTTCAAACCCTCACTCAAGTAGCAGGGAGAGCAGGAAGGGGAGAAAGAGAAGGAAAGGTAATTATCCAAACCTATACCCCCGAACATCCCGTGATTAGAGCAGTGCAAACCCAAGATTATGAGGGTTTTGTCGAGACGGAATTAATGCACAGAGAGAGTTTAAATTATCCTCCCTACGGCAGTTTAGTCTTAATTCGCTTTAGTGGTTTAGATGGGGAAG
This Microcystis wesenbergii NRERC-220 DNA region includes the following protein-coding sequences:
- the priA gene encoding primosomal protein N', encoding MLDRHATLTVAEPRTPYQLTTTRQPWLEVLVDRPYPRDSQEDQQILTYSVPPDLTVEIGDILSVPFGSQVIGGIALRFLENLPAGLEENQIRPVEDVITKGFFPDNYWQLLTKIAQYYATDLITVVRVALPTGLLRSSQRRIRLKPEAIPPGAEVFCTPLSRQILSLLKNQKEGDYSAKYLQEKVKNANYGIRDLVKRGWVESYLEAPKSPNIKQKKAITLLITDFPTDLTENQRKIVEILRHQGGEMWLPELAQLAGTKHFKPLIDKGYVVVQDREFLRLSSAIMSRDQPKTLTSSQKQALEAIQTLKGGESVLLHGVTGSGKTEVYLQAIAPVLAAGKSALVLVPEIGLTPQLTDRFVARFGDRVYVYHSALSEGERYDTWRQMLTGTPQVIIGTRSAIFAPLPHLGMIILDEEHDSSFKQSQLLPTYHARTVAKWRAQLNHCPVILGSATPSLETWLESQVNPRLYLSLPDRIQNRPLPRVEIVDMRRELQRGNRSLFSQSLRSALETLRDKGEQAILFVSRRGHSTFVSCRSCGYVLECPHCDVSLSYHHTELGAQELLRCHYCNYGRIHPKQCPECGSPYLKFFGTGTQRVTQELSKEFPDLRCLRFDSDTTRNKNAPRELLKLFTDGEFDVLVGTQMLTKGLDIDRVTLVGVMAADGLLYHSDYRASERAFQTLTQVAGRAGRGEREGKVIIQTYTPEHPVIRAVQTQDYEGFVETELMHRESLNYPPYGSLVLIRFSGLDGEAVQKSAENVAEECVNNFGSDWDILGPAPATIMRVANRYRWQILLKLSGDKADIGRLFLPLKSLVLPRVSMAIDVDPLTIE